The Prevotella melaninogenica genome window below encodes:
- a CDS encoding FKBP-type peptidyl-prolyl cis-trans isomerase, whose amino-acid sequence MENNKHRLVVVSYELYSIENGEEQFLEKTEDMQPMQLYTGCDMALPAFEQEIVKFEKDADFKFSLTKEQAYGEHDDNSVLALDKATFSPNGVFDTENIYKDAVVPLQNENGQRFLGKVLDISDDKVTIDLNHPLAGKDLVFYGHVFENREASEEEVKDFFEQMNQHHCGGGCGGGCGNDNGGGCGCGGHEEGEGGCCGCH is encoded by the coding sequence ATGGAGAATAATAAACATCGACTCGTTGTAGTCAGTTACGAACTATATAGTATCGAAAATGGTGAGGAGCAATTCCTCGAAAAGACAGAAGATATGCAGCCTATGCAGCTCTATACAGGTTGCGACATGGCGTTACCAGCCTTTGAGCAGGAGATTGTTAAGTTTGAAAAAGACGCTGACTTCAAGTTCTCTCTCACTAAGGAGCAGGCTTATGGGGAGCATGACGACAACAGTGTTTTAGCTCTCGACAAGGCTACCTTCTCACCTAACGGAGTTTTTGATACTGAGAACATCTATAAAGATGCAGTTGTTCCTTTGCAGAACGAAAATGGTCAGCGCTTCTTAGGAAAGGTTTTGGACATATCAGACGATAAAGTAACCATCGACCTCAACCACCCTCTTGCAGGAAAGGACCTTGTTTTCTATGGTCATGTCTTCGAGAATCGTGAGGCAAGTGAAGAAGAAGTAAAAGACTTCTTTGAACAAATGAATCAGCATCACTGTGGTGGTGGATGTGGCGGAGGCTGCGGTAACGACAACGGAGGTGGCTGTGGATGCGGAGGCCATGAGGAAGGTGAAGGAGGCTGCTGCGGCTGTCATTAA